In Nonomuraea muscovyensis, the following proteins share a genomic window:
- the rpmF gene encoding 50S ribosomal protein L32, with product MAVPKRKMSRSNTRARRSQWKTTAVALVSCPQCRSPKQPHIACPTCGTYNRRQVVEPSA from the coding sequence GTGGCCGTCCCGAAGCGAAAGATGTCGCGGAGCAACACCCGCGCCCGTCGCTCCCAGTGGAAGACGACTGCTGTCGCCCTGGTGAGCTGCCCGCAGTGCCGTTCGCCCAAGCAGCCGCACATCGCGTGCCCCACCTGCGGCACCTACAACCGCCGTCAGGTCGTCGAGCCGTCTGCCTGA
- the rnc gene encoding ribonuclease III, giving the protein MAVEVARAELDRVLSVSLDPDILERALTHRSYAYENGGLPTNERLEFLGDSVLGLVVTDTLYRNHPDLPEGQLAKLRAAVVNMRALADVARGLGLGRFLRLGRGEEGTGGRDKSSILADTLEALIGAVYVDKGLDEAFRAVHLLFDPLIVRSASLGAGLDWKTSLQELTASEALGVPEYHVEESGPDHAKSFIAEVRVGGESYGSGSGRSKKEAEQQAAEAAWTRIRARREQRESQPAG; this is encoded by the coding sequence GTGGCCGTGGAGGTCGCCAGAGCAGAGCTCGATCGGGTGCTGTCCGTCAGCCTTGACCCCGACATCCTGGAGCGGGCGCTGACGCACCGCTCCTACGCCTACGAGAACGGTGGCCTGCCCACCAACGAGCGCCTGGAGTTCCTGGGTGACTCGGTGCTGGGCCTGGTGGTCACCGACACCCTCTACCGCAACCATCCCGACCTGCCCGAGGGACAGCTCGCCAAGCTGCGGGCCGCGGTGGTCAACATGCGTGCCCTGGCCGACGTGGCCCGGGGCCTCGGGCTGGGCCGTTTCCTGCGGCTGGGCCGGGGCGAGGAGGGCACCGGAGGGCGAGACAAGTCGTCGATCCTGGCCGACACGCTGGAGGCGCTGATCGGCGCCGTCTACGTCGACAAGGGCCTCGACGAGGCCTTCCGTGCGGTCCATCTGCTGTTCGACCCGCTGATCGTCCGCTCGGCCTCGCTCGGCGCCGGGCTCGACTGGAAGACCTCGTTGCAGGAGCTCACCGCCTCCGAGGCGCTCGGCGTGCCCGAATACCACGTCGAGGAGAGCGGTCCCGACCACGCCAAGTCGTTCATCGCCGAGGTGCGGGTGGGCGGCGAGTCCTACGGCTCGGGCAGCGGCCGCAGCAAGAAGGAAGCCGAGCAGCAGGCGGCCGAGGCGGCCTGGACCCGCATCCGGGCCCGCCGCGAGCAGCGCGAGAGCCAGCCGGCGGGCTAG
- the rsmD gene encoding 16S rRNA (guanine(966)-N(2))-methyltransferase RsmD — MTRIIAGVAGGRRLVVPPGRGTRPTSDRAREGIFLTLDSLYGLAGARVMDLYAGSGAVGLEALSRGAAHALLVESDPRAVRTIRANVRTLELDGAQVVADKVERLLARPPGGGGRGEGSPEEPRGEPYDIVFADPPYAVSGEEVTRVLELLRDNGWLGEGALVAFERETRGKALMWPEGYVEERVRRYGEASVWYGRAAGNP; from the coding sequence ATGACTCGGATCATCGCGGGCGTCGCGGGTGGGCGACGCCTGGTCGTGCCGCCGGGGCGCGGCACCAGGCCGACCAGTGACAGGGCACGAGAAGGGATCTTCTTGACGCTCGACTCGCTGTACGGGCTGGCGGGCGCGCGGGTGATGGACCTGTACGCGGGCTCGGGGGCCGTCGGGCTGGAGGCGCTGTCGCGGGGGGCGGCCCACGCGCTGCTCGTCGAGTCGGACCCCAGGGCGGTCCGCACGATCAGGGCCAACGTCCGGACGCTGGAGCTGGACGGGGCCCAGGTGGTGGCGGACAAGGTGGAGCGCCTGCTGGCCAGGCCGCCCGGGGGAGGGGGGCGGGGCGAGGGGTCGCCCGAGGAGCCGCGAGGCGAGCCGTACGACATCGTGTTCGCCGATCCGCCGTACGCCGTGTCCGGTGAGGAGGTCACCCGGGTGCTGGAGCTGTTGCGGGACAACGGGTGGCTGGGGGAGGGCGCTTTGGTGGCGTTCGAGAGGGAGACGAGGGGAAAGGCCCTGATGTGGCCCGAAGGCTACGTTGAGGAGAGGGTCCGTCGTTATGGGGAAGCGTCCGTTTGGTACGGTCGCGCCGCCGGGAACCCGTAG
- the recG gene encoding ATP-dependent DNA helicase RecG: protein MSRFDEPLTKALDPKTAKLLHSVLGLETVGDLLRHYPRRYAERGELTSLDALEVDEHVTVVGEVSRLMRKPMRNRGGTWLEVEVVDGARNKIYLAFFGKGSHVAEARLKPGRRGMFAGKVGLFGARAHPRWQLAHPEFELFEESEASAEEFSAAPVPIYPAGKDLTPWVIRRAVGVVLDTLGPLHDPLPGDLRVRHGLQDLGEALIAIHRPKDFADVHRARQRLKFDEAFVLQAVLLQRRQAAVAWPAKARPRRGDGLLADFDTRLPFALTEGQALVGEEIADDLAREHPMHRLLQGEVGAGKTVVALRAMLQVVDAGGQAVLLAPTEVLAQQHHRSITTMLGDLAQGGMFGGTAVTLLTGSMGAAARRSALLDAASGTAGIVVGTHALLQEHVQFADLGLVVVDEQHRFGVEQRDALREKAGGGRPHVLVMTATPIPRTVAMTVFGDLEVSTLSQLPSGRAPITTHVVPAAEKPHFLDRTWERVREEVGLGRQAYIVCPRIGDLEGDEGDLRASADQPPADDERRPPLAVLDVAELLSEGPLHGLRLGVLHGKLPPEEKDAVMRAFTKGELDVLVATTVIEVGVDVPNSSVMVIMDADRFGVSQLHQLRGRVGRGGLPGLCLLVSDFPEGTPARARLEAVASTLDGFELSRVDLEQRREGDVLGAAQSGKRSSLKLLQLLRDEDVIEAAREEAALLLAGDPELVAHEGLRAEIDRLLADERAEYLEKT, encoded by the coding sequence GTGAGCCGTTTCGACGAGCCGCTGACCAAGGCGCTCGACCCGAAGACCGCCAAGTTGCTGCACAGCGTGCTCGGCCTGGAGACGGTCGGCGACCTGCTGCGCCACTACCCACGCCGCTACGCCGAGCGCGGCGAGCTGACCTCGCTCGACGCGCTGGAGGTCGACGAGCACGTCACCGTGGTGGGCGAGGTGAGCAGGCTCATGCGCAAGCCCATGCGCAACCGCGGCGGCACCTGGCTGGAGGTCGAGGTCGTCGACGGCGCCCGCAACAAGATCTACCTGGCGTTCTTCGGCAAGGGCTCCCACGTCGCCGAGGCGCGGCTCAAGCCGGGGCGGCGCGGCATGTTCGCCGGCAAGGTGGGGCTGTTCGGCGCGCGCGCCCACCCCCGGTGGCAGCTCGCGCACCCCGAGTTCGAGCTGTTCGAGGAGAGCGAGGCCAGCGCCGAGGAGTTCTCGGCCGCGCCGGTGCCGATCTACCCCGCCGGCAAGGACCTCACGCCCTGGGTGATCCGGCGGGCGGTCGGCGTGGTGCTCGACACGCTCGGGCCGCTCCACGATCCCCTCCCCGGCGACCTGCGCGTGCGCCACGGCCTGCAGGACCTCGGCGAGGCGCTGATCGCGATCCACCGCCCGAAGGACTTCGCCGACGTGCACCGGGCCAGGCAGCGGCTGAAGTTCGACGAGGCGTTCGTGCTGCAGGCCGTGCTGCTGCAGCGCAGGCAGGCGGCGGTCGCCTGGCCCGCCAAGGCGCGTCCGCGCCGCGGCGACGGGCTGCTGGCCGACTTCGACACCCGCCTGCCGTTCGCGCTGACCGAGGGGCAGGCGCTCGTCGGCGAGGAGATCGCCGACGACCTCGCCCGCGAGCACCCCATGCACCGGTTGCTGCAGGGTGAGGTCGGCGCGGGCAAGACCGTGGTCGCGCTGCGCGCGATGCTCCAGGTGGTCGACGCGGGCGGCCAGGCCGTGCTGCTGGCCCCCACCGAGGTGCTCGCCCAGCAGCACCACCGCTCGATCACCACCATGCTGGGCGACCTGGCGCAGGGCGGCATGTTCGGCGGCACCGCCGTCACGTTGCTCACCGGCTCCATGGGGGCCGCCGCCCGCCGCTCCGCCCTGCTCGACGCGGCCTCCGGCACGGCCGGCATCGTCGTGGGCACGCACGCCCTGCTGCAGGAGCACGTCCAGTTCGCCGATCTGGGTCTCGTCGTGGTCGACGAGCAGCACCGCTTCGGCGTCGAGCAGCGCGACGCCCTGCGCGAGAAGGCCGGCGGCGGGCGGCCCCACGTGCTCGTCATGACCGCCACGCCGATCCCGCGCACGGTCGCCATGACCGTCTTCGGCGACCTGGAGGTCTCCACGCTGTCGCAGCTGCCCTCCGGGCGTGCTCCGATCACCACCCACGTGGTGCCCGCCGCCGAGAAGCCCCACTTCCTGGATCGCACCTGGGAGCGGGTGCGCGAGGAGGTCGGCCTGGGCCGGCAGGCCTACATCGTCTGTCCCCGCATCGGTGACCTGGAGGGCGACGAGGGCGACCTGCGGGCGTCGGCTGACCAGCCTCCCGCCGACGACGAGCGCCGGCCGCCGCTGGCCGTCCTCGACGTGGCCGAGCTGCTGTCCGAAGGGCCGCTGCACGGCCTGCGCCTCGGCGTCCTGCACGGCAAGCTGCCACCGGAGGAGAAGGACGCGGTCATGCGGGCGTTCACCAAGGGCGAGCTCGACGTGCTGGTGGCGACGACCGTGATCGAGGTGGGCGTCGACGTGCCCAACTCCTCCGTCATGGTCATCATGGACGCCGACCGGTTCGGGGTCTCCCAGCTCCACCAGCTCCGCGGCCGGGTCGGCCGGGGCGGGCTGCCGGGGCTGTGCCTGCTGGTGTCCGACTTCCCCGAGGGCACCCCGGCGCGCGCCCGGCTCGAAGCGGTGGCCTCGACGCTCGACGGGTTCGAGCTGTCGCGGGTGGACCTGGAGCAGCGGCGCGAGGGCGACGTGCTCGGCGCCGCCCAGTCGGGCAAGCGGTCGTCGCTGAAGCTGTTGCAACTGCTGCGCGACGAGGACGTGATCGAGGCGGCCCGGGAGGAGGCGGCGCTGCTGCTGGCCGGCGATCCGGAGCTGGTGGCGCACGAGGGGCTGCGGGCGGAGATCGACCGGCTGCTGGCGGACGAGCGGGCCGAATACCTGGAGAAGACCTGA
- the coaD gene encoding pantetheine-phosphate adenylyltransferase, which produces MRRVVCPGSFDPITNGHLDIIGRAARLYDEVTVAVLINLEKSSLFTVDERIEILQTVTKEFANVKVRKFHGLLVDFCKQNDIPAIVKGIRVVSDFDYELQMAQLNYRLSGVETLFMPTNPEYSFLSSSRVKEIARYGGDVSGLVPDLVHKLLTERLRG; this is translated from the coding sequence TTGCGCCGCGTTGTCTGCCCGGGGTCGTTCGACCCCATCACGAACGGTCACCTCGACATCATCGGCCGGGCCGCCCGGCTGTACGACGAGGTCACCGTGGCCGTGCTCATCAACCTGGAGAAGAGCAGCCTGTTCACGGTGGACGAGAGGATAGAGATCCTGCAGACCGTGACCAAGGAGTTCGCGAACGTCAAGGTGCGCAAGTTCCACGGCCTGCTGGTCGACTTCTGCAAGCAGAACGACATCCCGGCCATCGTCAAGGGCATCCGGGTCGTCAGCGACTTCGACTACGAGTTGCAGATGGCCCAGCTCAACTACCGGCTGTCGGGCGTGGAGACGCTGTTCATGCCGACGAACCCCGAATACTCGTTCCTGTCGTCCAGCAGGGTCAAGGAGATCGCCAGGTACGGGGGCGACGTGTCGGGTCTGGTGCCGGACCTCGTGCACAAGCTGCTCACCGAGCGGCTCAGGGGCTGA
- the mutM gene encoding bifunctional DNA-formamidopyrimidine glycosylase/DNA-(apurinic or apyrimidinic site) lyase → MPELPEVEVVRRGLAQWVAGREITSAEVLHPRAVRRHLAGPDDFAARLKGRVVLSAERRGKYLWLPLSGPEEALLAHLGMSGQLLVVAPGSPPEKHLRVRLGFGDGGSDLRFVDQRTFGHVMLTALAGGVPEPIAHIAPDPFEESFDDDRFAAALRRRRTEVKRALLDQSLISGVGNIYADEALWLARLHWARPTQTLTRPKIAELLAAVREVMTAALHQGGTSFDSLYVDVNGESGYFERSLEVYGRRDRPCSRCGTPIMREAFMNRSSFSCPRCQRRPR, encoded by the coding sequence TTGCCTGAGCTGCCTGAGGTCGAGGTCGTCCGGCGCGGCCTGGCGCAGTGGGTGGCCGGCCGGGAGATCACCTCGGCCGAGGTGCTGCACCCGCGCGCCGTCCGGCGCCACCTCGCCGGCCCCGACGATTTCGCCGCCCGGCTGAAGGGCCGGGTGGTGCTCTCCGCCGAACGCCGCGGCAAATACCTGTGGCTCCCGCTTTCGGGTCCCGAGGAGGCGCTGCTCGCCCATCTGGGGATGAGCGGCCAACTGCTGGTGGTGGCGCCGGGCTCGCCGCCGGAGAAGCACCTGCGTGTCCGGCTGGGCTTCGGCGACGGCGGCTCCGACCTGCGCTTCGTCGACCAGCGGACGTTCGGCCACGTCATGCTGACCGCGCTGGCCGGCGGGGTTCCGGAGCCGATCGCGCACATCGCCCCCGACCCGTTCGAGGAGTCGTTCGACGACGACCGGTTCGCCGCCGCCCTGCGCAGGCGCAGGACCGAGGTCAAGCGGGCCCTCCTCGACCAGTCGCTGATCAGCGGCGTCGGCAACATCTACGCCGACGAGGCGCTCTGGCTGGCCAGGCTGCACTGGGCCCGCCCGACCCAGACCCTCACCCGGCCCAAGATCGCCGAACTGCTGGCGGCCGTGCGCGAGGTCATGACCGCGGCCCTGCACCAGGGCGGCACGTCGTTCGACAGCCTGTACGTCGACGTCAACGGCGAGAGCGGCTACTTCGAACGCTCGCTGGAGGTGTACGGCCGGCGCGATCGACCCTGCTCGCGCTGCGGGACCCCGATCATGCGTGAGGCGTTCATGAACCGCTCGTCGTTCTCCTGCCCGCGATGCCAGCGACGGCCGCGCTGA
- a CDS encoding YceD family protein codes for MPSESRMTKHLDPRSPWVISTHDLGKRPGTMRRLTLTLPAPANLGVDMIGVPKDAEVELDLRLEAVMEGVLVSGTAQAPLAGECARCLDPVTSEIEVDLQELFFYSDEDASEDDSLLDGELLDLEPTFRDAVVLALPLSPVCRDDCEGLCVECGVKLAEAGADHRHEKIDARWASLQGLITENDNDQEK; via the coding sequence ATGCCTAGCGAGAGCAGGATGACTAAGCACCTCGACCCCCGCTCCCCTTGGGTGATCTCCACTCACGACCTGGGAAAGCGGCCGGGCACGATGCGGCGGTTGACCCTGACCCTCCCGGCTCCGGCGAATCTCGGCGTCGACATGATCGGTGTCCCCAAGGACGCCGAAGTCGAGCTGGACCTCCGGCTCGAAGCAGTGATGGAAGGCGTGCTCGTCTCGGGCACGGCGCAGGCCCCGCTCGCCGGGGAGTGCGCGCGGTGCCTTGACCCGGTGACCTCGGAGATCGAGGTCGACCTGCAGGAGCTGTTCTTCTACTCCGACGAGGACGCCTCGGAGGACGACTCGCTGCTCGACGGGGAGCTGCTCGACCTCGAGCCGACGTTCCGCGACGCGGTGGTGCTCGCACTGCCGTTGAGCCCCGTCTGCCGTGACGACTGCGAGGGGCTCTGCGTGGAGTGCGGGGTCAAGCTGGCCGAGGCCGGCGCCGATCACCGGCACGAGAAGATCGACGCTCGATGGGCGTCGTTGCAAGGTCTGATTACCGAGAACGATAACGATCAGGAGAAGTGA